From a region of the Mercurialis annua linkage group LG1-X, ddMerAnnu1.2, whole genome shotgun sequence genome:
- the LOC126664994 gene encoding transcription factor HEC2-like: MEIHHLKSSTSASEDQMEAMMMMDKLPDFFATYNDVAHDLDHFPGATNNNIHTPHFIDSSNTPSFLSLPSHVSYHNNNTAVQEFAGANAYSSAPPKKNSMAAMREMIFRIAAMQPIHIDPESVKPPKRRNVKISKDPQSVAARHRRERISERIRILQRLVPGGTKMDTASMLDEAIHYVKFLKTQVQSLERAQGNRPSSTSSTSSSSSSAGIGFPVAMSSGSYFHHQHHHHQNVQHYGDA, from the coding sequence ATGGAAATTCACCACTTAAAATCATCCACTTCTGCATCAGAAGATCAGATGGAGGCGATGATGATGATGGACAAACTCCCCGATTTCTTCGCTACTTATAACGATGTTGCCCATGATTTAGATCACTTTCCGGGTGCAACTAACAATAATATTCATACTCCACATTTTATCGATTCCTCAAACACGCCGTCGTTTCTCTCTTTGCCGTCTCATGTTTCTTATCATAATAATAACACGGCAGTTCAAGAATTTGCAGGTGCGAATGCTTATTCTTCGGCTCCGCCGAAGAAGAACTCGATGGCTGCAATGAGAGAGATGATATTCCGAATTGCGGCGATGCAACCGATTCATATAGACCCGGAATCAGTAAAGCCACCGAAGCGTAGAAATGTAAAGATTTCGAAAGATCCGCAGAGTGTAGCTGCGAGACATCGACGAGAGCGGATAAGTGAAAGAATACGAATACTTCAAAGACTGGTTCCGGGTGGTACAAAAATGGACACGGCTTCTATGTTAGATGAAGCAATTCATTACGTTAAGTTCTTGAAAACACAAGTGCAGTCGTTAGAGAGAGCTCAAGGTAATCGGCCCTCGTCTACATCGTCCACGTCATCGTCGTCTTCATCGGCTGGAATTGGATTCCCTGTTGCAATGTCTAGCGGAAGTTATTTTCATCATcaacatcatcatcatcaaaatGTTCAACATTATGGTGATGCTTGA
- the LOC126665820 gene encoding protein ROOT INITIATION DEFECTIVE 3-like has translation MEEDLVIASSSIDGGIGCWDLQTGAEQLRYKSCASPPHGLICIDSRLLASSQLRDAHASSGSILYWSWLKPQVEVKCFPEEPIKPLISNREGTYLIGGGLSGHIYLWEVTTGRLLKKWRAHYRAVTCLVFTEDNSYFVSGSEDGSVKVWSLLMLFDDYQTEQASQLYEYSFSEHTLRVTDVVTGYGGGNAIIVSASEDRTCKVWSLSKGRLLRNIIFPSIIDSLALDPGEHVFYAGCRDGKIYIAALNADSSSSKSDWLHIIGSLSSQSKPVTSLAFSTNGNLLLAGSEDGIIRVWDSRSHNIVRTFKHAKGPVNNIQIVRRPLYLNPRTSSSVQAFSRKRGSLVSPPLEKYISSTDRNIGASAVIRLQSTCSNPLDSSYISSQVIANQIEGLKQQGSAAASEMEVERLKMDCTQYIQKLQKWKKMYDGLHELCVNVVLEKEIS, from the exons ATGGAAGAAGATTTAGTAATAGCATCATCCTCAATCGACGGCGGCATCGGTTGCTGGGACCTGCAAACCGGCGCTGAGCAATTGCGTTATAAATCGTGCGCCTCTCCTCCTCACGGCCTTATCTGCATAGATTCCCGCCTTCTTGCCTCTTCGCAGCTCCGAGACGCTCATGCCTCATCTGGCTCTATTCTTTACTGGTCATGGTTAAAG CCGCAAGTTGAGGTTAAATGCTTCCCAGAAGAGCCGATAAAACCGCTTATTTCTAACAGAGAAGGAACTTATTTAATCGGAGGAGGATTATCCGGTCATATTTACCTTTGGGAG GTTACAACTGGCAGATTGCTTAAGAAATGGCGGGCTCATTATAGGGCTGTAACGTGTTTGGTGTTTACTGAGGATAATTCTTATTTTGTTTCTGGTTCGGAGGATGGTTCTGTTAAAGTTTGGTCACTTCTCAT GTTGTTTGATGATTATCAAACAGAGCAGGCTAGCCAGCTCTATGAATACAGCTTCTCAGAGCATACTTTGCGTGTAACTGATGTAGTTACAGGTTATGGGGGTGGAAATGCGATTATTGTTTCAGCTTCCGAGGATCGAACGTGTAAG GTGTGGAGCTTATCTAAGGGGAGATTGTtgagaaatattatttttccttCAATCATTGATTCTCTTGCGTTAGACCCTGGTGAACATGTCTTCTATGCTGGCTGTAGAGATGGAAAGATATACATTGCGGCACTTAATGCTGATAGTTCCTCTAGCAAAAGTGATTGGCTGCATATTATTGGTTCATTATCTAGTCAGAG CAAGCCTGTTACTTCCTTAGCTTTTAGTACAAATGGAAATTTATTGCTAGCTGGATCAGAGGATGGTATCATTCGAGTTTGGGATTCCAGAAGCCATAACATTGTTCGCACCTTTAAACATGCAAAAG GTCCTGTGAATAACATCCAAATTGTTAGGCGGCCACTATACCTGAATCCTAGAACATCATCAAGTGTTCAAGCTTTCTCAAGAAAGCGCGGATCATTAGTATCACCTCCGCTCGAAAAATACATCAGTTCAACAGATAGAAATATCGGAGCTAGCGCAGTCATTAGACTCCAGTCTACGTGTAGCAATCCACTCGATAGTTCATACATCAGCTCCCAAGTGATTGCTAATCAAATTGAAGgcttaaag CAACAAGGTTCTGCTGCTGCATCTGAAATGGAAGTGGAAAGACTTAAGATGGATTGCACTCAATATATCCAAAAGCTTCAGAAATGGAAGAAAATGTACGATGGCTTGCACGAATTGTGTGTAAATGTGGTATTGGAAAAAGAGATAAGCTGA